In Vibrio lentus, the genomic stretch ACCACCACCGATAGTCATCAATGCTGCTGCCAGTGTGCCTTCTTCTTTAAACGCTTCGATACCGAATACGAAAGAGAGTGCGATGATCAAACCACCCGCAACAACCACAGGAAGCATGTGCGATACACCTGTCATTAGGTGCTTGTACACGCCTTTCTTCTCGTCAGCAGGCGCTGAATTAGAAGACGCTGTGTGTTGGTATGGTTTAGCTTCTGCGAATGCTTTTTCCATCTCTTGCTTTGTTTTCTTCAAAGCAGGACTTGTTGTTGTTTTGTATAGCGCTTTGCCGTTAAAACGATCCAGAGGAACGTCGATGTCGGCTGCGATGATAACCAGATCAGCGTCTGCGATTTCTTGGTCTGTCAGTTGGTTTTTCGCACCTACAGAGCCGCGAGTTTCCACTTTGATTTGGTGACCTAGGCGTTTGCCTTCTGCTTCAAGCGCTTCAGCTGCCATAAAGGTATGTGCAACGCCAGTTGGGCAAGCCGTAATCGCTACGATTTTTTTGCTGCCTGTGCTTGCTGTTGTAGAAGAGTTTGGAGAAGTGCCAGTCACTTCCACTGTAGTCTCAACTTGAGAAGCGTCTAGTACTGTTGCTTCTGCTGCCGCTTTCTCTAGAAATGCTTTTGCATCCGCAGTGCATTCAGAGATAGCCGCTTGGTACACTTTCTTACCGACAAAGCGCGCTTTATCAACGTTGGTGTTAGCTGCGATAACCACAACGTCGCTGCTGTCGATAGTGTCTTGCGATACGGTTGAGTCTGGTAGCACGCTTGATTGGCATTCAATAGCGGCGTTCCAACCCAGTGCTTTTGTCGCTTGCTCTAACAAGCCTGCGGCGATGATGCTGTTTGCTACGCCACTAGGGCAAGCTGTGATAATGGTAATATTCATAATAAACCTTTTGTCCTATTTGCTTGTGTCTAACTGGCTAGTTGGAGCACTAAGCGACTGTAATTGGATATTTTGTAGTACTGAATCCAGCTCTTGTTGGCTGGTGATGCCCACGCCTACCTGTGAAACTGCTAGAGCAGATAGGGCAGTGGCGAATTTAATAAGTTCTGGTTTTGGCATCTGTTGCATGTGACCCCAACACAGGCCAGCAACTAAGGTGTCACCTGCGCCTACTGTGCTTACCACTTGCATACGCGGTGGCTGAGCATGTAGCCATTCACCTTGGTTTAGCCACATCACGCCTTCTGCGCCAAGTGATACCACGATGTTATCGATGCCTTTTTCACTCAGAACTTGGCCTGCATGTTGGCATTGGTCACGTGTTGTCAGTTCGGCATTGAATAGCTGAGACAGCTCTTCATCGTTTGGCTTAATTAACCAAGGTTGTGCATTGATACCGGCTTTAAGTGCGTCACGGCTGCTGTCGAACAGCACCTTTTTACCTAGGTCACGCAAGCGTTGTACCCAAGAAGCGCAAAGCTCTGGCGATACACCTTGTGGCAAGCTGCCTGCAATCACGAAGTAATCGTGTGTTTCAGCCAGTTCTAACAAGGTTTCTTCAAACGCTTTAATCGCGTCAGCATTAACAGGAACACCTGGGAAGTTGATGTCGCTTACTTGGCCTGAATTCTCTACCAGTTTTACGTTGATGCGAGTTGCACCGTCGACACGGATGAAGCGGTCAGTTGCGCCCATCTGTTCGAACAGTTGGCAGAAGGCTTCTTCGTTATTGCGACCAAGGAAACCTGTTACGGTCACTTTCGCGCCAAGCTCTGAAAGTACTTTTGCTACGTTTACGCCTTTGCCTGCCGCATGTAGAGAGCCTTTGTTCACTAGGCTCACTGAACCCACGTTAAGTGCGTCGATAGCGCCAGTTAGGTCGAGAGCAGGGTTTAGCGTAACGGTAACGGCTTTGATTTGTTTATCAGACATATCTATTCCTTAACCTTCACCAAGGCCTGAAGCGATAGCTTTACCAATCGATTCAAGTGCTTGTGCTGCATCTTCACCTTCAGCTACAAACTGAAGCTGGTGGCCGTGTTTAACGCCAAGTGCGATTACTTTCATCAAGCTCTTCGCGTTCACTTCTTTTCCGTCGCCATCTAGGTTTGAAACGCGGATAGTTGATTCAAACTTCTTCGCTTCAGCGACTAGCATTGCTCCTGGGCGAGCGTGTAGGCCGTGCGCGTTTTTGATTTTGAATACAGCGCAGTTGTCATCGTCTTGAGAGGCTGTAGAAACCGCTTCACCTTTTAGAAGACCAATTACTTGTGCAATGTCAGCGGTTAACAGTTGTTGCTGTTTACCTTCGAAAACCATCTTGCTTAGGTTTGCCAGAATAGATTGGTGTGCGCTGTTACAAGCGGCGAATGCGACCAATGCTTTCACTGGTGTGCCTTCGTACTCACAGTGGTTTGCTGTTGAAACAAACGATACGCCAGTGCGAGTTACGCCTTTATCGCTGCCCAACAACCACAGGCCTTGGCCTAGGTGAGTCGGTGTTTTTGTTACTAGGTCAGCAACGAACGCGTTGTCAGTACAACCTGTGTTCTTAAGTAGGCCGCCCGCAACAGCAGACATTTGAACCATGTCGCTCGCAGGGAACAGTAGCTGAACTAAAGAAGCGTCTAGGTCTGCTTCTAGTTGAACTTCGCCGTTAAGTAGGGCGATGATTTCGTCTTCTGATTTCGCTTGCTTTAATTTCTCTTCAACACCGTCTGCTGCTAGCACTTTCGTTAGTTGCTTTAGAATGCCTAAGTGCTCGTCAGATTTCGCTGCAATACCAATTGCTACGTAAACACGGTTGCCGTCTGCCCAATCAATACCTTCAGGGAAGTGGTGTACCGCAACGCCTGTCTCTTTTACTAGGCCACGAGTGTCAGTGGTTCCGTGAGGAATCGCGATGCCGTTACCTAGGAACGTAGAGTTCTGGTTTTCACGGTTCAGCATTCCTTCAACGTAGCCAGAGTCAACTAAGCCTTTCGCGGTAAGGTCGCCAGCAATGTTTTGGATTGCTTTGAATTTGTCATCGGCCGTTTGACCAAGAGTGATGTCAGATTTTGATAATTTAAGCATGGTGCCTCTTTAGCGTATCGCTTGAGAATTTGTGTATCGCTACGATTCAGTCTAGAGCAAGATTCATGGAGCTTAACTCTTTGCCTTATGCTTGCTGAATCGGTTCAGCATTCAGTGTAAAAAAATTCAGCAAAGCCGATTTTGGTTTTCAAAATAGTTTTGCTGCGCGTCGTAATTTCAGTTTCGTTAATAACGAGAAGTTGAATCACAACAAATGACGCTCAATCCATACAAAAGGATGATTGAAGTCACTTTTCAGATTTTGCTGAATCCTTTCAGCTTTTATACTGAATCGATTCAGCATATAATTCAACTAATCCGAGGATCAGATCATTGGTTATATGATCCTACGCACAAAATACAGGTCACCCATATGACACTTGATGAAATTGCTAAATTGGCTGGAGTATCGAAAACCACGGCCAGTTATGTCATCAACGGCAAGGCGCAGAAATACAGAATCAGTGAAAAGACTCAGCAGAAAGTGATGGCGGTTGTGGAAGAGTATAACTACCGACCAGACCACGCTGCTTCGTCGCTGCGTGCTGGTAATAGCCGTTCATTTGGTTTGATTATTCCTGATCTGGAAAACAGCAGTTACGCGCGTTTAGCAAAATTGATAGAGCAGAACTCACGTAAAGTCGGCTACCAAATCTTGATTGGCTGTTCAGATGATGACGCTGAAACTGAACGTAAAGTAGCCGAAGCTTTGGTAAGTCGTCGTATTGATGCCTTGTTGGTGGCTAGCTCAATGCCAGACGCCAACGAGTTCTACTTAAAGCTGCAAAACTCAGGAACGCCTGTGATTGCAATTGACCGTCCGTTAGACGATGAGCATTTTGCTTGTGTGATCAGTGAAGATTTCGAAGCCGCGTTTGAACTGACGCACTCGATTCTAGATGACAGCATTCACAGTGTTGGTTTAATCGGCGCGTTACCTGACCTGAACATTTCGCGTGAACGTCAGTTGGGTTTTGAAGCGGCGAATAAAGCACATACTCAACAAACAGGGCTAACAGAAAATAAGCCGATGGTTGTGGGTTATGGTGAGCACTTTGACCGAGAATCTGGACGCGAGATTTTTGAGGACTGGATTGCAAAAGGCACCGTTCCAGATGCGATCGTCACTATGTCTTACACCTTGTTAGAGGGTGTGTTGGATGTGATGGTTGAAAAGCCAGAGCTGATCAATCAAGTAAAACTGGCGACCTTTGGTGATAATCGACTGCTCGACTTCTTGCCTTTTAAAGTCCATTCACTGCCACAGCAATTCGAAGTGATTGCTGATAGTGCTTTTGCTTTGGCGTTAAATGCATCCGCTAAGCGTTACCAAGCTGGCATTGAACTCGTGCCAAGAAGCTTAGTGAAACGAGGCTAATTCCAGTTAATTTACACAAGCTAGGTTAGACTTGGAATTAACTCGAGCTAAGCAATAAGCCCAATTCTACAATGGCGACAATGCCGAGCAACAAAGCCAACACCTTCCAAAACTGGATTGGGTTTCGGTTTATCAAAGGTTGCTTGGCTTTGCTTTTGACCAAGCTTTTGTTTGGCGTATAAAGGTCAGCGACAAAATCCCCTAACACTTGGTGGCGTTCGCTTGGTGATTCCGCGCAGGCTTTTTGTAACACCAAATCCACCCAGTTTGGTAAGTCAGTTCGTTTCTGAGTGATGGGTTGGTATTCCCACTGATGATGACGAGATTGCTTAAGCGATTGTGCGGTCATTTCAGAGTAGGGCAATTCACCGGTTAGCATCTCATAGCCGATCACAGCGATAGAGAACAGATCAGAGCTTGTGGTCGCCGTGTTATGTTTGATGGTCTCTGGCGCAATGTAATTGACCGCGCCTAATGGAGTGTCGTCTTTGTCTGCGAGCTCTCCTTCTTCAAGTCCTCTCACTAATACAGCGCCGAGGTCGATGATTTTTATCTCACCATCACGTTGAAGCATGATGTTCTCGGGCTTTAAATCTCGGTGCACCATGTCGGCACGTTGTAATACGCGAATGCCTTGCGTGATCTTTTCTAATATTTCGCGCACTTCATTGAGTGACGGTTTTGGATTGTCGTACATCCATTGTCTTAGCGTGATGCCTTCAACCCACTCGCAGATTTGATATAAAAATTGCG encodes the following:
- the pfkB gene encoding 1-phosphofructokinase, encoding MSDKQIKAVTVTLNPALDLTGAIDALNVGSVSLVNKGSLHAAGKGVNVAKVLSELGAKVTVTGFLGRNNEEAFCQLFEQMGATDRFIRVDGATRINVKLVENSGQVSDINFPGVPVNADAIKAFEETLLELAETHDYFVIAGSLPQGVSPELCASWVQRLRDLGKKVLFDSSRDALKAGINAQPWLIKPNDEELSQLFNAELTTRDQCQHAGQVLSEKGIDNIVVSLGAEGVMWLNQGEWLHAQPPRMQVVSTVGAGDTLVAGLCWGHMQQMPKPELIKFATALSALAVSQVGVGITSQQELDSVLQNIQLQSLSAPTSQLDTSK
- the fruA gene encoding PTS fructose transporter subunit IIBC, which produces MNITIITACPSGVANSIIAAGLLEQATKALGWNAAIECQSSVLPDSTVSQDTIDSSDVVVIAANTNVDKARFVGKKVYQAAISECTADAKAFLEKAAAEATVLDASQVETTVEVTGTSPNSSTTASTGSKKIVAITACPTGVAHTFMAAEALEAEGKRLGHQIKVETRGSVGAKNQLTDQEIADADLVIIAADIDVPLDRFNGKALYKTTTSPALKKTKQEMEKAFAEAKPYQHTASSNSAPADEKKGVYKHLMTGVSHMLPVVVAGGLIIALSFVFGIEAFKEEGTLAAALMTIGGGSAFALMIPVLAGFIAFSIADRPGLAPGLIGGMLASSTGAGFLGGIAAGFIAGYAAKFIADKVQLPQSMEALKPILIIPFIASLFTGLVMVYIVGGPVSGVMSAMTTFLNNMGTSNAILLGVILGAMMCFDLGGPVNKAAYTFGVGLLASQTYAPMAAIMAAGMVPALGMGLATFLVKDKFEAGEREAGKASFVLGLCFISEGAIPFAAKDPMRVIPACMAGGALTGALSMMFGAQLMAPHGGLFVLLIPGAISPVLMYLVAIAAGTAVTGFGYAALKKMSSDKVTAEA
- the fruB gene encoding fused PTS fructose transporter subunit IIA/HPr protein, which produces MLKLSKSDITLGQTADDKFKAIQNIAGDLTAKGLVDSGYVEGMLNRENQNSTFLGNGIAIPHGTTDTRGLVKETGVAVHHFPEGIDWADGNRVYVAIGIAAKSDEHLGILKQLTKVLAADGVEEKLKQAKSEDEIIALLNGEVQLEADLDASLVQLLFPASDMVQMSAVAGGLLKNTGCTDNAFVADLVTKTPTHLGQGLWLLGSDKGVTRTGVSFVSTANHCEYEGTPVKALVAFAACNSAHQSILANLSKMVFEGKQQQLLTADIAQVIGLLKGEAVSTASQDDDNCAVFKIKNAHGLHARPGAMLVAEAKKFESTIRVSNLDGDGKEVNAKSLMKVIALGVKHGHQLQFVAEGEDAAQALESIGKAIASGLGEG
- the cra gene encoding catabolite repressor/activator; the encoded protein is MTLDEIAKLAGVSKTTASYVINGKAQKYRISEKTQQKVMAVVEEYNYRPDHAASSLRAGNSRSFGLIIPDLENSSYARLAKLIEQNSRKVGYQILIGCSDDDAETERKVAEALVSRRIDALLVASSMPDANEFYLKLQNSGTPVIAIDRPLDDEHFACVISEDFEAAFELTHSILDDSIHSVGLIGALPDLNISRERQLGFEAANKAHTQQTGLTENKPMVVGYGEHFDRESGREIFEDWIAKGTVPDAIVTMSYTLLEGVLDVMVEKPELINQVKLATFGDNRLLDFLPFKVHSLPQQFEVIADSAFALALNASAKRYQAGIELVPRSLVKRG